In one window of Zingiber officinale cultivar Zhangliang chromosome 11A, Zo_v1.1, whole genome shotgun sequence DNA:
- the LOC122031086 gene encoding uncharacterized protein LOC122031086 isoform X1 → MIFALMSDVNLNYFFNLTGMGTKVHSKSYLPGYQQTRDLNEDTNFSWTLFCEHKSVSRQLFNEFKPRAAGSCLGYDKDMLKRTMLEHEAIFRKQVYELHRLYRIQMELMHELKKAQMNRYFQTPNLSMLVSPLHSELDEKRWHASHRPMTTSNVIEVIDDNKASLYFLKEDVSPSKHGKCVESSKPEETELKRFTRRILDLSLPADAYIEKEEDTKKNRRENVRGIWDDNGVKLTLGSVGIRGIGKTSLKSNWHSDDQSIHGLADLNEPIRDSWETEAVKSNIYKLDGLNVLSKEVANPCLPTESKTKFSHDYLCNGNSSNNLGMLTVGITQEQQMQDNCAGHSRDVSNEYLSSFEQLKLKFKKSSSLPEQDTTGIWFREKTVPVENSASLAVNLSNPRFKASQFTPTLMNLSVLNHVAASPPILISTERMQIVDQNPVAALQGLSCFKNSDAFKQSNSIPECNKVKCNGDSQPQMEPDNLFLSHADNHRHAIQMNSTSLITIQDLQSNLGKPNLSDCNGFESQRSLKDSKFVDFQSVKGLNLNQALHCGEHGFSEQESLARKHNEASDSLVWLREWSSCNGYADRKENDTRSNVQLNVEFQGLKIKNQDHAINYENGKSMRNGRQGLENEINLNCELIIPVTENESCGASTVGFPSSLSMAVDVSKSTCEIDLEVPADALEDDNMDIDINQPIAVVDIFTSSLDVCITSAADAIVSMSIDAHTHLGRITNIPPTPTTCDSLHLLADIATCMPEAFEASGDDGLDFFESMTLKLEELKADEYGCKSFKQGKTKDDEKPTCLMLSRPQTRKRRQRKDFKNDVLPALTSLSRHEVTEDLRMLGGITSTGKWRLTVSRKTNRNKNKSRSQSGRRQLRNLAIANAEMHNSPLPEQPTNTELENAGSSIIGWGRTTRRCARQRTANACAPP, encoded by the exons ATGATCTTTGCCTTGATGAGTGATGTGAACTTGAACTACTTTTTCAATTTGACAG GAATGGGAACAAAAGTCCACTCCAAAAGTTACCTGCCAGGTTATCAGCAAACAAGGGATCTAAATGAAGATACAAACTTCAGCTGGACACTGTTCTGTGAACATAAATCTGTCAGCAGGCAACTGTTCAATGAATTCAAACCAAGGGCGGCTGGAAGCTGTTTGGGATATGACAAAGACATGTTGAAGAGAACAATGCTTGAACATGAAGCTATATTCCGAAAACAG GTTTATGAGCTTCATCGCCTTTATAGAATACAAATGGAGCTGATGCATGAGCTAAAGAAAGCACAAATGAACAGATATTTTCAGACACCTAATTTAAGCATGCTCGTATCTCCATTGCATTCTGAATTGGATGAAAAGAGATGGCATGCATCTCATCGGCCAATGACTACATCAAACGTTATAGAAGTTATTGACGACAACAAAGCCTCTTTATACTTTCTGAAGGAAGACGTGAGTCCAAGTAAACATGGGAAATGTGTTGAGAGTAGCAAACCAGAAGAAACTGAACTAAAGAGGTTTACTAGAAGAATTTTGGATCTTAGTCTTCCTGCTGACGCTTACATagaaaaggaagaagatacaaaaaaaaatagaagagaaaatGTTCGTGGCATTTGGGATGATAATGGTGTCAAGTTAACTCTTGGTAGTGTCGGGATTCGTGGAATCGGAAAAACTAGTCTAAAATCAAACTGGCATTCAGATGATCAATCAATTCATGGGTTGGCTGATCTGAATGAGCCTATTAGGGATTCTTGGGAGACCGAAGCTGTCAAATCAAATATCTATAAATTGGATGGTCTGAATGTACTCTCAAAAGAAGTTGCAAATCCTTGTCTACCAACAGAATCAAAAACCAAGTTTTCACATGATTATCTCTGCAATGGTAACAGCTCAAACAACCTTGGCATGCTCACAGTTGGGATAACACAAGAACAACAAATGCAGGACAATTGTGCTG GGCATAGTAGAGATGTTAGCAATGAATATCTGAGTTCCTTTGAGCAACTAAAGTTGAAATTTAAGAAATCAAGTTCCTTGCCTGAACAAGATACAACGGGAATTTGGTTTCGAGAGAAAACTGTCCCTGTTGAAAATTCTGCTAGTCTAGCAGTTAACTTGAGCAATCCAAGATTTAAAGCTTCACAGTTCACTCCTACATTGATGAATCTGTCGGTCTTAAACCATGTTGCTGCATCTCCACCCATTTTGATTAGCACAGAGAGAATGCAGATTGTAGACCAAAATCCAGTTGCTGCACTTCAAGGGCTTTCTTGCTTCAAGAACTCGGATGCGTTTAAACAAAGCAACAGCATTCCTGAATGTAACAAAGTAAAATGCAATGGGGATTCACAGCCACAGATGGAACCTGATAATTTATTCTTATCCCATGCAGACAATCATCGTCATGCTATTCAAATGAACTCGACTTCTTTGATCACTATACAAGATTTGCAAAGCAACCTTGGGAAGCCAAATCTCAGTGACTGTAATGGGTTTGAATCTCAAAGATCCTTGAAGGACTCGAAGTTTGTTGATTTTCAATCTGTGAAGGGTTTGAATTTGAATCAGGCACTCCATTGTGGTGAACATGGTTTTTCAGAACAAGAAAGTTTAGCTAGAAAGCATAATGAAGCTTCTGACAGCTTGGTTTGGCTTAGAGAATGGTCATCTTGCAATGGCTATGCTGACAGAAAAGAAAATGACACAAGATCAAATGTGCAACTTAACGTCGAGTTTCAAGGATTAAAAATCAAGAACCAGGATCATGCAATCAACTATGAAAATGGAAAATCAATGAGAAATGGTAGGCAAGGTTTAGAAAACGAGATTAATCTGAATTGTGAGCTAATAATACCTGTTACTGAAAATGAATCGTGTGGAGCTTCAACTGTAGGATTTCCATCTTCACTTTCTATGGCAGTGGATGTTAGCAAATCGACTTGTGAAATTGATCTGGAAGTACCAGCTGATGCACTGGAAGATGATAATATGGACATTGATATCAATCAACCAATTGCTGTGGTCGACATCTTCACTTCCTCACTGGATGTTTGCATCACATCAGCTGCAGATGCTATTGTTTCAATGTCCATAGATGCACATACTCATTTAGGTAGGATCACAAATATTCCGCCAACACCAACTACTTGTGATTCCTTGCATTTGTTGGCAGACATTGCTACATGTATGCCAGAGGCATTTGAAGCTTCTGGTGATGATGGATTGGATTTCTTCGAGTCAATGACATTGAAGCTTGAAGAGCTCAAGGCAGACGAATACGGTTGCAAATCTTTTAAGCAAGGTAAGACAAAGGATGATGAGAAACCGACGTGCTTGATGCTTTCAAGGCCTCAGACAAGGAAGAGAAGGCAAAGGAAAGATTTCAAGAATGACGTCCTCCCAGCACTCACATCATTGTCGAGGCATGAAGTGACCGAGGATCTCCGGATGCTTGGAGGGATAACAAGCACAGGAAAGTGGCGACTGACAGTTTCTAGAAAGACAAATAGGAACAAAAACAAGTCGCGCTCTCAAAGTGGGAGGAGACAACTAAGAAATTTGGCCATAGCAAATGCAGAAATGCACAATAGTCCCCTTCCAGAGCAACCTACTAACACAGAGTTGGAGAATGCTGGGAGCAGCATAATTGGATGGGGGAGGACTACAAGGAGGTGTGCAAGGCAAAGAACAGCAAATGCCTGTGCTCCTCCCTAA
- the LOC122031086 gene encoding uncharacterized protein LOC122031086 isoform X2, translated as MGTKVHSKSYLPGYQQTRDLNEDTNFSWTLFCEHKSVSRQLFNEFKPRAAGSCLGYDKDMLKRTMLEHEAIFRKQVYELHRLYRIQMELMHELKKAQMNRYFQTPNLSMLVSPLHSELDEKRWHASHRPMTTSNVIEVIDDNKASLYFLKEDVSPSKHGKCVESSKPEETELKRFTRRILDLSLPADAYIEKEEDTKKNRRENVRGIWDDNGVKLTLGSVGIRGIGKTSLKSNWHSDDQSIHGLADLNEPIRDSWETEAVKSNIYKLDGLNVLSKEVANPCLPTESKTKFSHDYLCNGNSSNNLGMLTVGITQEQQMQDNCAGHSRDVSNEYLSSFEQLKLKFKKSSSLPEQDTTGIWFREKTVPVENSASLAVNLSNPRFKASQFTPTLMNLSVLNHVAASPPILISTERMQIVDQNPVAALQGLSCFKNSDAFKQSNSIPECNKVKCNGDSQPQMEPDNLFLSHADNHRHAIQMNSTSLITIQDLQSNLGKPNLSDCNGFESQRSLKDSKFVDFQSVKGLNLNQALHCGEHGFSEQESLARKHNEASDSLVWLREWSSCNGYADRKENDTRSNVQLNVEFQGLKIKNQDHAINYENGKSMRNGRQGLENEINLNCELIIPVTENESCGASTVGFPSSLSMAVDVSKSTCEIDLEVPADALEDDNMDIDINQPIAVVDIFTSSLDVCITSAADAIVSMSIDAHTHLGRITNIPPTPTTCDSLHLLADIATCMPEAFEASGDDGLDFFESMTLKLEELKADEYGCKSFKQGKTKDDEKPTCLMLSRPQTRKRRQRKDFKNDVLPALTSLSRHEVTEDLRMLGGITSTGKWRLTVSRKTNRNKNKSRSQSGRRQLRNLAIANAEMHNSPLPEQPTNTELENAGSSIIGWGRTTRRCARQRTANACAPP; from the exons ATGGGAACAAAAGTCCACTCCAAAAGTTACCTGCCAGGTTATCAGCAAACAAGGGATCTAAATGAAGATACAAACTTCAGCTGGACACTGTTCTGTGAACATAAATCTGTCAGCAGGCAACTGTTCAATGAATTCAAACCAAGGGCGGCTGGAAGCTGTTTGGGATATGACAAAGACATGTTGAAGAGAACAATGCTTGAACATGAAGCTATATTCCGAAAACAG GTTTATGAGCTTCATCGCCTTTATAGAATACAAATGGAGCTGATGCATGAGCTAAAGAAAGCACAAATGAACAGATATTTTCAGACACCTAATTTAAGCATGCTCGTATCTCCATTGCATTCTGAATTGGATGAAAAGAGATGGCATGCATCTCATCGGCCAATGACTACATCAAACGTTATAGAAGTTATTGACGACAACAAAGCCTCTTTATACTTTCTGAAGGAAGACGTGAGTCCAAGTAAACATGGGAAATGTGTTGAGAGTAGCAAACCAGAAGAAACTGAACTAAAGAGGTTTACTAGAAGAATTTTGGATCTTAGTCTTCCTGCTGACGCTTACATagaaaaggaagaagatacaaaaaaaaatagaagagaaaatGTTCGTGGCATTTGGGATGATAATGGTGTCAAGTTAACTCTTGGTAGTGTCGGGATTCGTGGAATCGGAAAAACTAGTCTAAAATCAAACTGGCATTCAGATGATCAATCAATTCATGGGTTGGCTGATCTGAATGAGCCTATTAGGGATTCTTGGGAGACCGAAGCTGTCAAATCAAATATCTATAAATTGGATGGTCTGAATGTACTCTCAAAAGAAGTTGCAAATCCTTGTCTACCAACAGAATCAAAAACCAAGTTTTCACATGATTATCTCTGCAATGGTAACAGCTCAAACAACCTTGGCATGCTCACAGTTGGGATAACACAAGAACAACAAATGCAGGACAATTGTGCTG GGCATAGTAGAGATGTTAGCAATGAATATCTGAGTTCCTTTGAGCAACTAAAGTTGAAATTTAAGAAATCAAGTTCCTTGCCTGAACAAGATACAACGGGAATTTGGTTTCGAGAGAAAACTGTCCCTGTTGAAAATTCTGCTAGTCTAGCAGTTAACTTGAGCAATCCAAGATTTAAAGCTTCACAGTTCACTCCTACATTGATGAATCTGTCGGTCTTAAACCATGTTGCTGCATCTCCACCCATTTTGATTAGCACAGAGAGAATGCAGATTGTAGACCAAAATCCAGTTGCTGCACTTCAAGGGCTTTCTTGCTTCAAGAACTCGGATGCGTTTAAACAAAGCAACAGCATTCCTGAATGTAACAAAGTAAAATGCAATGGGGATTCACAGCCACAGATGGAACCTGATAATTTATTCTTATCCCATGCAGACAATCATCGTCATGCTATTCAAATGAACTCGACTTCTTTGATCACTATACAAGATTTGCAAAGCAACCTTGGGAAGCCAAATCTCAGTGACTGTAATGGGTTTGAATCTCAAAGATCCTTGAAGGACTCGAAGTTTGTTGATTTTCAATCTGTGAAGGGTTTGAATTTGAATCAGGCACTCCATTGTGGTGAACATGGTTTTTCAGAACAAGAAAGTTTAGCTAGAAAGCATAATGAAGCTTCTGACAGCTTGGTTTGGCTTAGAGAATGGTCATCTTGCAATGGCTATGCTGACAGAAAAGAAAATGACACAAGATCAAATGTGCAACTTAACGTCGAGTTTCAAGGATTAAAAATCAAGAACCAGGATCATGCAATCAACTATGAAAATGGAAAATCAATGAGAAATGGTAGGCAAGGTTTAGAAAACGAGATTAATCTGAATTGTGAGCTAATAATACCTGTTACTGAAAATGAATCGTGTGGAGCTTCAACTGTAGGATTTCCATCTTCACTTTCTATGGCAGTGGATGTTAGCAAATCGACTTGTGAAATTGATCTGGAAGTACCAGCTGATGCACTGGAAGATGATAATATGGACATTGATATCAATCAACCAATTGCTGTGGTCGACATCTTCACTTCCTCACTGGATGTTTGCATCACATCAGCTGCAGATGCTATTGTTTCAATGTCCATAGATGCACATACTCATTTAGGTAGGATCACAAATATTCCGCCAACACCAACTACTTGTGATTCCTTGCATTTGTTGGCAGACATTGCTACATGTATGCCAGAGGCATTTGAAGCTTCTGGTGATGATGGATTGGATTTCTTCGAGTCAATGACATTGAAGCTTGAAGAGCTCAAGGCAGACGAATACGGTTGCAAATCTTTTAAGCAAGGTAAGACAAAGGATGATGAGAAACCGACGTGCTTGATGCTTTCAAGGCCTCAGACAAGGAAGAGAAGGCAAAGGAAAGATTTCAAGAATGACGTCCTCCCAGCACTCACATCATTGTCGAGGCATGAAGTGACCGAGGATCTCCGGATGCTTGGAGGGATAACAAGCACAGGAAAGTGGCGACTGACAGTTTCTAGAAAGACAAATAGGAACAAAAACAAGTCGCGCTCTCAAAGTGGGAGGAGACAACTAAGAAATTTGGCCATAGCAAATGCAGAAATGCACAATAGTCCCCTTCCAGAGCAACCTACTAACACAGAGTTGGAGAATGCTGGGAGCAGCATAATTGGATGGGGGAGGACTACAAGGAGGTGTGCAAGGCAAAGAACAGCAAATGCCTGTGCTCCTCCCTAA